The Leptodactylus fuscus isolate aLepFus1 chromosome 5, aLepFus1.hap2, whole genome shotgun sequence genome segment CTGAACTGTTAACCCCTGCAGTTCTCATTcagtatatacatgtattttAGTTACACCTCCTATCAGCGGTTTTCCCAACTACAACTATATCTGTGTAGAAGGGATCAGGTAGAACATATACTTATTGATATCGTCATACAGACTCCTGGGTTCTAATGTGTGTAGATATGTATAAGGACAGTCCATGAGGACAATGGAAGTTCACAATTTCTTCTCGCATACGGCAAAATTATTTGTGTCATCGCAGGCCCTGTCGTTCCATTTTGCTTCCTTTACGAGTTGTACACAGTCTTCTTTACCTCCGTAACTGTTGGGCTCATTGGGCTTCCAGAACCTGTGAGAAGAAGACAACATTCTGAAGGTGACAACTTTGTGCCCTCTGTGTCCTATGTCCGGCCTACGTATTCCATTATCCTGATGTCATGTAGGTTCTGTCTACCCTGACCTCGGCCTGGATCTTGACTATTCTCTTGCCTGATCCCCTGCTGCTCTCCACTGTTGTCTCTCGACTCACCTGGGTTACTTCATGTATACTAGAACTACTCCTAGAAGAAGTGACCTGGTAGATCCCTGTAGCGAAAACCAGATTCACATACAAGGAACAGATGTAAGTCAAAGTCTGTCCTTTTGGACGTCATTGGTATTTGCACGGCAGGTGTGAGCCCACTGTGTTACCTAACTGGTTTGGCTTTGCGCTACTCTTGAGGGCATAGACTTAGGGTTACTACTTAGGGTTGTCCGATGTTATGGTTTTTATGACTAATCCTTAGAATAGACCATACATACCGGATCAGTGGACCCCCCCTAACCCTGCAAAGACTAGACTACAGAGGCCTGGGAGAGTAATGTGGCAGGCTGAGAAAGGATACCACTGGATGTGCCCAGATGGCACCACCATTGGgttgatcgggatcagaaaagatcggatcccgatcggcgatcaagtaaatttcacgattgcgatcgggttccgatcccgcctaaaatagatcgggaatggaattccgatcccgaacgctcaaccgacttacctgcacagaaccgctgccactccccggagctcccagccgttgttctctgtccttccctctgtcattcacatgctggcagagcgccgtacgcgtccccgcctccctaggctagtgttacagatgctgagaGAAGGTGGGGtttcttgtggcttaggagagtgtgcgaGGCTACTCCTCGCCCTGTACCCGATCctgagattggctcaaccctagttgataTACCTTTATTTTATCTACATTGTAGTACCAGGTACAGCCATAACTTTCTATACGGTGCTGTGAGTATGTAAACATTGAAGGGATTGGAGATCCCATCATTCTACTGGTTGACGGGGGCACCTAAAGTGGGTACCCCCACTGAtcggatattgatggcctattctaaggatggtCCTCATGGATAGTCCAAGCTTACTTAAATGATGTTTTGTAGTCCGTTCCATCGACCCATGTCCAGTTTCCTTCCGCCTCGATGTCAGTTAGACCAATCCAGTAAGCATTGTTCCCTGTTATTCCACCGATAAATCTCTGGAACCGCAGAAAGTAAAAGTTAAACCTTATTGACATTTCTGTCTTTGTTAATGGACCAAAATAGGCGTTTCCCCAAAGATTTTATGGAAAATGTTGAACGTTCTGGGTACAAATATCTCCAGAATTTGTATTATACATTGCTCACGTAATATCCGTACACCTGTACACAGTTACAGTACTGGAAGGGGGGAAAAAACGGACAAGATATGGCACACGGGATCATATTTTTATAGAAAGTTGTGTTGAATGAACAGGATTTGtaaggaatttttttaaaaaatttaaaaatttgggGGAGGTTTCCATTCACAAATTGTTGTTATACTCTGGGCTtcttcagacccccgaatatgataagtggaggcccaggaatgGTAAGGGCAAAAtatggggcccggtgacagccgctaccgctgcgtttttttgtttttttttaataggccgttacggaccctatttacttaccgatcctggctgggccgggatcggtaagtgacaccacaggcccgacaaatactatcattatactcgggggtctttgcagacccccgagtataatgatcggaggcctgggagaggtaagaaacataaaaaacactgttatttacctctccacgatcctgccaggcctccttcctagttgtctgacatctctgacgtcacatgaacccggcctgcgtcccgggtcatgtgatgttcgacgtcattgaagaaggacgacagcggaggccgacagcgtaggagctgggggacaggtaagaaacagtagttttttatgtttttattcccccgggtctcggattattatactctggggtctgaaaagaccccagaatataataattgtttatggatgtccacagtgggacataatactgtgtgcaggggccactatggggcataatactgtgtgcaggggccactatggggcataatactgtgtgcaggggccactatggggcataatactgtgtgcaggggccactatgcgggataatactgtgtgcaggggccactatggggtgtaatactgtgtgcaggggccactatgggacatagccactatggggtgtaatactgtgtgcaggggccactatgggacataatactgtgtgcaggggccactatggggtgtaatactgtgtgcaggggccactatgggacataatactgtgggcaggggccactatggggcataatactgtgggcaggggccactatggggcataatacttggtgcaggggccactatggggtgtaatactgtgtgcaggggccactatgggacataatactgtgtgcaggggtcactatgggacataatactgtgtgcaggggccactaagggacataatactgtgtgcaggggccactatggggcatagtactgtgtgcaggggcctatatgggacataatactgtgtgcaggggccactatgggacataatactgtgtgcaggggccactatgggacatagccactatggggtgtaatactgtgtgcaggggccactatgggacatagccactatggggtgtaatactgtgtgcaggggccactatgggacataatactgtgtgcaggggccactatggggtgtaatactgtgtgcaggggacactatgggacataatactgtgggcaggggccactatggggcataatactgtgggcaggggccactatggggcataatacttggtgcaggggccactatggggtgtaatactgtgtgcaggggccactatgggacataatactgtgggcaggggccactatggggcataatactgtgtgcaggggccactatggggtgtaatactgtgtgcaggggccactatgggacataatactgtgggcaggggccactatggggcataatactgtgggcaggggccactatggggcataatacttggtgcaggggccactatggggtgtaatactgtgtgcaggggccactatgggacataatactgtgggcaggggccactatggggcataatactgtgtgcaggggccactatggggtgtaatactgtgtgcaggggtcactatgggacataatactgtgtgcaggggccactatgggctataatattgtgtgcaggggccactatgggacataatactgtgtgcaggggtcactatgggacataatactgtgtgcaggggccactaagggacataatactgtgtgcaggggccactatggggcatagtactgtgtgcaggggcctatatgggacataatactgtgtgcaggggccactatgggacataatactgtgtgcaggggccactatgggacatagccactatggggtgtaatactgtgtgcaggggccactatgggacatagccactatggggtgtaatactgtgtgcaggggccactatgggacataatactgtgtgcaggggccactatggggtgtaatactgtgtgcaggggacactatgggacataatactgtgggcaggggccactatggggcataatactgtgggcaggggccactatggggcataatacttggtgcaggggccactatggggtgtaatactgtgtgcaggggccactatgggacataatactgtgggcaggggccactatggggcataatactgtgtgcaggggccactatggggtgtaatactgtgtgcaggggccactatggggcataatactgtgtgcaggggccagtaagggacataatactgtgtgcaggggccactatgggggataatactgtgtgcaggggccactatgggggataatactgtgtgcaggggccagtaagggacataatactgtgtgcaggggccactatgggctataatattgtgtgcaggggccactatgggacataatactgtgtgcaggggccactatggggcataatactgtgtacaggggtcactatgggacataatactgtgtgcaggggccactatgggggataatactgtgtgcaggggccagtaagggacataatactgtgtgcaggggtcactatgggggataatactgtagcaggggccactatggggcataatactgtgtgcaggggcctatatgggacataatactgtgtgcaggggccactatggggcataatactgtgtgcaggggcctatatgggacataatactgtgtgcaggggccactatgggacataatactgtgtgcaggggccactatggggcatagtactgtgtgcaggggccactaagggacataatactgtgtgcaggggccactatggggcatagtactgtgtgcaggggccactatgggggataatactgtgtgcaggggccactatggggcataatgctgtgtgcaggggccaccatggggcataatactgtgtacaggggccactaagggacataatactgtgtgcaggggccactatgggacataatactgtgtgcaggggccactatgggacataatactgtgtgcaggggccactatggggcataatactgtgtgcaggggccactatgggggataatactgtgtgcaggggccactatggggcatagtactgtgtgcaggggccactaagggacataatactgtgtgcaggggccactatgggacataatactgtgtgcaggggccactatggggcataatactgtgtgcaggggccactatggggcataatactgtgtgcaggggccactatggggcataatactgtgtgcaggggccactatggggcatggtactgtgtgcaggggccactaagggacataatatagcgcacaggaatgtggaggagggggttggtcgaggtagtcggtgtcgggggggggggggggcatgtcaaaagttcgccacggggccccgccattcctagttacaccactggctgagATGCTGAGGGCCAATCACAATCCTCAGTGGTGTCCATGGGGCACGTGACCTTGGAGAATATCGCAGTTGAAGACCAAgactggatgcccaggagagttgAGAAAGGGTGAGTAtccatatttttttgtattttggcgCACCTTCCCTGGTTCTCCGCTTATTACACTTTACAGTCTGAATATAATGAAAGCATTTCTGGTTCAGGCCAAACTCGATCGTCTCAGAACGAAACTGGGAGAGCGGGAGGCAAACCTTTCGAATAGTTTCAAAATGAATCTCGCGCGGTTCGGCAGTGGCCAATAACAAGTATTATAGATAATGAGATTTTTACGTTACACCGTACCTGTTCATTTTCGTTGTTAATTACGGCTAAGTCGGCGTTCTTTTGTACACAAGTGGTCCTGGCTCTATGCCAATTAGAGTTGGTGTTGGTGAAGAAGTAGCATTTCCTATCAAACAGATACCAACCGCTTTCACATGTGAATTTCTCTGCAATAAAGTAAAATAATGTCATGACTTGGAATAGAATGGTTTATACACAGGTAGATTTTCTGACCAAGCGCCGATCAACGACTTAGCGAATTAATTGGCGTTCCATTGGCACCGGCAGCACTTCacctgtttacatagagagatgtgCCTCTGACAACTGATgatttacagaggacctttcatgtcttctgacctcggcggtattatataccgctagaaagctgactgtatGTACCTGCGTGCTCGAGATattcctccactgtcagaagggggggctttactgctcagtgtcatcgctgggaggAACACTCCCCTGACAGTACAATGTTATGGAAGAGGACTGTCAAGGGGACATTCCTTACCACCTAGTGATAACTCTGAGCTGTAAGatttgcccttctgacagtggaaggatattggtgccaaaattagTATCGGAGCACATTGCAgcaaagatgacagtgcgctgaattaccACCAATGTCTGAGGAcaggaaaggttctctttaagggtgTTTTCCCTTCACACTCATTCAGCAGCTCACAAGCTACCTTCTCTTCTCACCTCCTCTTTTCTCTGGCAAGCAGACGGGCTTAGCATTGATGATGGTCAGACATGAAGACACAAAACTACAGAGCTGTAAGGGCGGAACAGTAGGTTTTCCCTGAAATCCACACTGTTATCCCTGCATTTACATACAGAGCTAACAGGCAATGAGAAAGTCCCGAGAACTTAGCAGGTTATCAGCAGACGACAGTTAGCTGACCTGATAGTTCACGTAGCTCCCGGATAAAGAGcagaagttaaagaggacctttcaccgatttgggcacaggcagctctatatactgctgaattcagcgcactgtcggctttcccgatctgtgccccgggtaaagtgctatcggtcccggtaccgtagctctttacagtcagaagggcgttcctgacagtctgcaggaacgtccttctgcacagcagtacctatcgcgctgtacagtgtgagcagggaggaacgccccctccctctgctcacagtgctcatccatagacgagtattatcaggaggggaggggggcattcctccccgctcagactgtacagcgcgataggcactgctgtgcagaaggacattcctgactgactgtcaggaacgccctcctgactgtaaagagctacggtaccgggatcgctagctctttacccggggcacagatcgggaaagccgacagtgcgctgaattcagcagtatatagagctgcctgtgcccaaatcggtgaaaggtcctctttaactgaactGTAAGAGAAGGAGTGCTCTGGAGAACtcggcccccctcccctccagagagtaACATCAGCTGACTTGTGCCTTGCTGTTGCTAGATAAGAGACCAGGCCGGAGACCTAGGCAACAGTCTGAAACCATGGGGAGGAATAATCTGACATAACAGGTAAACAAAGCAAGATTTGTAAAgcaatgtaattaggagaactctTAGCTGTttcgataggatccttgtgatgagaaTAACTCTTTGAGGCTACACAGTAACTTTGACTGCAACTACCATTGCGCTGTTGCcaccaatgtaagtgaatggagttagATTATGGCCGTGTGGGTGCAGTGCCTGTGACTTGTAGCTGCAAGAAAATACAGAAATGCTTgatttttttgcaactagaagtcacaGTCGCAGCACCCTGGAGCTCGGATTGCAAATTTATTCACTTACATTGGTGATGTTGTTGCAGGGCAACATGGTTGTGCAAGGCCCTAGTCTGAGAATCCCCAGGATATGTGACGGACCGATGAATCTATCTATAGCCCTATGTATTATCAGGTTCTTACTTTTTGCAGCGTGTTCTATTTCTTTCATCTTTTCTTTCAATGAATTAACTGCAAGAGATTAAAAAAACACAAGGTCATGCGGATACGTAAAAAATATGGCGTGTTTTTTTATAAAACCACCCACATGTTCTACTGAGGAGAAGACCGAAAGTGGGACATATGTACGATAAACTCTCCCTCGTGATGATCATGTAAATCTTTTCTACTAGGCCCAATTTCATTATAGCATAAGAGTCCTTTAATAATAGACTTgcatgttttaaagggattgtacaaaataacctattgtttgttttttaatttttttttaataatttgtttTCTCATTGTCTATATTAAAAATCGAATCACCCTAAAATCTTGTTGCAACTGAGCTTTGCAATGAGGATGACACTTGctgctctgtagagatcacttctctgtTGTCATTATCACCACAATGACAGGTGACACCTTCACAAAGCTCAAGGCAGAGAACTCGGGGTCCACCACTGACAAACATGTGATGGCCACAACTCATCGTTTGCATGGTCCTGCTcacaacactgtcccatatactgatcagccataacattaaagggaCTGCCCAGGTTTAAGGTGTTATAGCCTTTCCCTAGGAGAGGCCATAAATACCTAACAGACGGTCCCTGCATTGATCAGATTAAAGGAGCCGTTTATGGCGTCTTATACACAATagagggccagaagcagaaagcgccattctctgtatagtggccgggtGTTGTCACTGCAGCTCCCACCTTTCATGATAGAAGCATAACAAATAGGCAAGTATAAGGGTTGGATTGAGTTTGATAGGGATCAACCTGCGATGGCAACCTGAGTCAGAGCATATCCAGTGGTCGTAAATTGGAGTGAGggtgcc includes the following:
- the LOC142204767 gene encoding hepatic lectin-like isoform X2, with amino-acid sequence MDNPRSGQMCSRLKEKHTIITYGLLALSFILVICLFVTVHSRGYKPESNELAKKDDILGVNLTVNSLKEKMKEIEHAAKKKFTCESGWYLFDRKCYFFTNTNSNWHRARTTCVQKNADLAVINNENEQRFIGGITGNNAYWIGLTDIEAEGNWTWVDGTDYKTSFKFWKPNEPNSYGGKEDCVQLVKEAKWNDRACDDTNNFAVCEKKL
- the LOC142204767 gene encoding hepatic lectin-like isoform X1, giving the protein MDNPRSGQMCSRLKEKHTIITYGLLALSFILVICLFVTVHSRGSKPESNELAKKDDILGVNLTVNSLKEKMKEIEHAAKKKFTCESGWYLFDRKCYFFTNTNSNWHRARTTCVQKNADLAVINNENEQRFIGGITGNNAYWIGLTDIEAEGNWTWVDGTDYKTSFKFWKPNEPNSYGGKEDCVQLVKEAKWNDRACDDTNNFAVCEKKL